From Malus sylvestris chromosome 1, drMalSylv7.2, whole genome shotgun sequence:
TAGGGTCCTCCCACCTATTGGACTATTCTTTTGGGTTGTGCTCTTCCCTTgggcttgagtacctaacactccATGATACAATCATATGAAACTTACCACATAAAATCACATGAAATATCAATCTTCGCAACATAAATTGATCAAGCAAACATGTCTAGCAAGTCGAAATGTCTCTCAAGACTGGTCAGGAATTCCACTGGGATTCAAAAAGGGTAATTCCTATTGCTGTGTTTCTATGTTGCATGGATACAGATGAGGGCAGGGGGATATTTGGTATGATACGGTACGCCGATACGGCATAATTCTTAATAACAAGAATACGATAATATAAGGATATGACAATTAAAATaatgtaatttttaaaatatatttatatgtccATATTTCATTATATAACTTAAATCATGACAGAGTCAAAAATTCATGTTTATCTTTTAACATAACAAAATAGAACATTGTTTAGTCTTTGATCTTGAGATTGGTCCTCGCCTCTCTCAGGACCGGGATGATTATCTTGACCGTATGGGGCTACAACCATCTCTAAACCCACAAGAACAACAGAATTTAGAAACTACGCacaatcacccaaattcctATATCAATATCTTAGGAGTATCTTGACCGTATCCACAGAGTGTCCGAAATCAACAAAAAGTCAACAACTCCAAATAGAGTATCTGATACATATCGGAAGGTATCGTTGGGGTATCATGGGAGTGTAGGTATCCGATACTCACCCTTATCCTAATTTGAAATATCAGTGCAACATAGCTGTGTGTTTCAGTTACGGAAAAGAGGATTCAAACTTGAATGCAGAGTATAGCGTGCACTGCTATAGCCATTTTGACTAAGCCTACGTCTACGTGCTGGTGACATGCTTCACCAGTTTCAAAATCACATTCAGAATAAATGGTTGAAGAAAACATAAAAAGGGTCAACTTGATCCTATATTTCATAGGCTGATAGGAGGAAAGAGgaaatttcaatattttgtaAGAATGATGGCATCATGCTTCAGAAGCCCCGAATTTAAATGCTCAAAGCAAAAATGAAATGCGCAGATTAACCTCAAAGCAACAATGTAAAGATCAGGTCAactccaaaaacacaaaaagtaaAGGATTGATCCACAAAAGGTGCAGAATTTTTGCTTACAAGGGCAAACCCTGGGAAGATACAGATTAATATCCGAAATCCAGAATGCAAGCCCAGTTTTGACTCGAATAACCAAAAGCACGCGTACCGACAGTATTAAAACAATAATAGGAGGGCAATGTCACTGCTGTGATGACCCCGTTGGTGCAGATCCGGATCCAGATGGAGTAGATTCCGAAGGTCCAGAACTTGAAGGTGCAGATCCTGATGATGATGCAGATCCCGAAGATGTAGAACCTGGGGGTGCCGGCCCTGGTGTCCCAGAATGCTGGTACTGTTGGTTCATTGGCAAGGATGTTGGTGGCGGCACTGTGGCATGATATTGCGGAGGGTATTGCTGGtactgtggtggtggtggtggaggcaTATACCCATATGGAGGAGGATAAAACTGCTGACGATATTGGCCATGTGGTTGAGCCATGTTCTGAAAAGCATAATGCTGACTATGTTGCTGCCTCTCTGAAGTGGAACTGCGCTCTCCTGACCCTGTGATCCCACTAGGAGCCCCTTCCTTAGATGGAATAAGTGCACCCATTCTTTGAGGATCCATGGATGGATAGAATGATCTCTCCTGTGAAGGTGGAGGTGGCATGTTGTAGTAGTGCACAGGCGCAGCTGGATCTTGTGATTGGTTCTGTTGTTGAGATATGACTGCTCGAGGTAACAAACCACCATGAGCCACCGCCGGCTGCCTAGCTTCAGCCGTGCCCTCTGATTCCTGTTTAGGTGCTTGGGGCCTACCCCACATTAACTTCAACCTCAAACCCTTTATTACCAGTTTGTTAGAGAGTTCTTCTGCAGCCTTTTCTGCACCTTCTCTTGTTGTGTAGGTTACAAACGCACATGCTCGTTGGAGTACCATTCTAACGGATTCTATTTCACCATGAGCATAAAACTGATCCCTTAAATCCTGCTCCGAAATTCTCGCATCAAGCCCACCCACGTATAAGGTTCTTATGCTTCCATCCTCAGGAGGTTCCAAGGAGGGCATCTCTCCTGCCTTGTTAAGAAGCTTCATCGCCACTGGATCATTGACTCTGCAGATATTTAACGATGAAACATGAGCATCACAAAATTCAGAAATCCATAGGATTACATTATAGGCATGTGCAAAGATGTGCAGCAAAATTAGGGATATAGCTATAGGTTTTTGAAAGCAATAATGTTGGTTGAAATGCCAGCTAGAGGCTGAAGTAGCACACCCTACTACCTTCAGATCGATAGTTCAACTCTGAATTATTGAAAGAGGAATACGAACAAAGatataaaacaaaaccaaaacgaAGAGAAAATTCGGACTTCATATACTTGTTTATCTACCACTTCTTATATAATAATTTCCTCCTTAAATGAAAATAGGTAGACTTTCAATCTGAGCAAACAATTGAGTGGAAACCATTAAACATCAGAAAAATGCTCATCAACAAACAAATTCACAAGTTTTAACTAGCCAACAGTTGTCAGCTAACAATAAGCATAAAACATGCAACCACAAACTAATGCTTCCTTATCAATTCGAGATGGAGTAAAGTATAAAGACATACCCGTAGTAACGATCTTTGATATTTTGTTGTGACAATTCCCCAGTTATGGGCATTTCGTGCCTGTAAGGGCACTCAGCACCTCTTGTACACTCACCCCGGATGTAAAAACTGCAGACATGTGCTCTGTTCCTTTTGTAATAGGGTGTTGTTCTTTGAAGTTTCAGAATAGTGTCACTGGGCCGTGCCTTTCCGTATGAAGATTCGTAATCTATACCAGCTCTAGCCTGCACTCcccaattaaaataaattagatgCTAAAGTATTTCAAAACATTTACATAAAACTGATGCCCTAACTTAGACTGATTATTCAAGAAAAGACAGAAAAGTTACCTTTCGGTCATGTTCCTCAGCAAAAAACTCCCTATTTACATCACTCTTTGGAATAGCATCGTCAGAACTGATGGCCAGAGCAGTATCTCGAACCTGAACTGGCAAGCCATATTCAAGATCCAAGAGGCAAACTTGACAAACGTTTTTCAACTTACTGCACGTCTGGCAAATCTCCGACTTCTTAAATCGCGCATCACGACCAGGCCTCCACCTGAAAACTGTGAACGGACGTGTGCAAATCTTGCACTCCTTGTCATAATCAGCTCGTGTCATCCGGACGTAGGGATTGTCTCCCAAGCATGACTCGCAGATGATGGGAAAATCTGATCGTTCCCAACCATCTGCCTCCACATTCCTAAGCAACCTGTGTGCCATATTACCTAACCAACCAAATTTCCCAAAAACGCTTAGAATTTCATTATATAAGTTAGCTGGAATTAAACAgaattcatctctctctctctctctctctctctctctctctctctctcacacacacacacacacacgcaagacacacacaaaatataccCAAAGACCCAAAAGCTAGAAACTAAAACCTAATCACCCCAAAATCCCTAATCCTCAACCAAAACATAATCAGTCACATATACTACATACTGAATTAGATGCGGACGCTCAAATCAAATGCCACCcaagtttcaaaatttcaatcatTTCCCGACCCAGTTGCAAAATTTCAATCCTTTCTCCACTAACTCTATCCAACGATTCGACATACCAGAAAACAAACAATGGTACTAAAAACTAAGCAAATTTGGTATAAATTGAAATCAACAGAGCTACCGTATTTATCTAACCCGATGAATAAAAAACAGAGAGGGAAATTCAATCAGAATCAAATGAAAACGAAAAATCTACCTGGAGATGAGTTTGGCTAATTGCTGTCGGCGACGCGACGGCCGGAGATGACTAGCGGTTGCAGCTGGAGGTCGGCGGCGGCCACGTTTGAGGATGAAGAGTGCGAGCTGAAGCGCGAGGGAAACGCAATTTTACAGATGCGAGCAAGGAGATCATCAATGGCGGATGGACATCACAGACCAAAACCTAAttcctctgtctctctctctttcgcGCTTTGGTTCCCACAAATTCGTTGCTTGGAGATAACAGGCTGAGTCTCTTTAGCTTGACCTCCCGGAGACTTGACGGCCCAATTTCTTGTAAATTTATTTTGAGCCCTTTACAGGCCCATTAAAAGTAGGAAACTTTTTTTCTTGGTCAACCACATTTTTCATCTTCCAAATTTAGCAAAAACAGCCATTGAGTGGTGGTGAGGGACGCGGTGGGTAATTTTGTTGCTGCTCGGAGGTTCCTTTTTCAGGCCCCTAGTGTTCCGGCTGCTGAGGCTTCAGCCATTCTTCGCGGCTGTGAGTTGGGTCACTCTTTGGGTCTCAATCGTGTGGTTGTTGAATCTGATTCTTCGAAATCCATTTCGTGTTTACAGGGTAGCATCACAAATGGCAGGTGGGAGGTGTTTCCAATCTTATCAAAGTGCAAGAATGTTGGCAATTCCTTCCATGACTGTCTCTGGTCTTGGACTCCAAGATCAGCCAATATGGCGGCCGATTGGTTGGCATCATGGAGTTGTGTGGAGATGTGTGACTTTACTTGGGTTGACAAACCCCATCTTTACTTGTTCTTGTACTTAAAGATGGACGGACTACCTTGCCCACATTAGTTTTATTCGGATGTGCAAGGGGTGACGCTAGTGCTTCCTGTAGTGTTGGATTTTCTTTCCCTTGCACTTCCaactttgtttttggttgattgcCTCACTGTGGGCTTTCGGTGTAATCTTTGGCATCTTTGCCCTGGTTATGAAATccagtttaccaaaaaaaaaaaaatacatatcttTACACCATTGGT
This genomic window contains:
- the LOC126618380 gene encoding zinc finger CCCH domain-containing protein 40-like; its protein translation is MAHRLLRNVEADGWERSDFPIICESCLGDNPYVRMTRADYDKECKICTRPFTVFRWRPGRDARFKKSEICQTCSKLKNVCQVCLLDLEYGLPVQVRDTALAISSDDAIPKSDVNREFFAEEHDRKARAGIDYESSYGKARPSDTILKLQRTTPYYKRNRAHVCSFYIRGECTRGAECPYRHEMPITGELSQQNIKDRYYGVNDPVAMKLLNKAGEMPSLEPPEDGSIRTLYVGGLDARISEQDLRDQFYAHGEIESVRMVLQRACAFVTYTTREGAEKAAEELSNKLVIKGLRLKLMWGRPQAPKQESEGTAEARQPAVAHGGLLPRAVISQQQNQSQDPAAPVHYYNMPPPPSQERSFYPSMDPQRMGALIPSKEGAPSGITGSGERSSTSERQQHSQHYAFQNMAQPHGQYRQQFYPPPYGYMPPPPPPQYQQYPPQYHATVPPPTSLPMNQQYQHSGTPGPAPPGSTSSGSASSSGSAPSSSGPSESTPSGSGSAPTGSSQQ